In Herpetosiphon gulosus, one genomic interval encodes:
- a CDS encoding WecB/TagA/CpsF family glycosyltransferase, with product MTFQRPADLASLEILRVRVDDVTMDETIELIAAMLAAGGAHQIATVNPEFVMAAQDNVAFRATLAASSLSVPDGTGLLHAARWQGKQLRSKVTGIDLTERLAAESALRGWKIFLLGAADGVAAKAAAVLQQRYPNCQIVGTWAGSPRELDQPAIADEIRRSQPDIVLVAYGAPAQDLWIRRYGAELGIKLGIGVGGTFDDLAGLRPRAPQWMRKFGLEWLWRLIRHPQRWRRIFTAVVLFGWAAWREAQRIKRG from the coding sequence ATGACTTTTCAACGTCCAGCCGATTTGGCTTCACTCGAAATTCTGCGGGTGCGCGTCGATGACGTGACCATGGATGAAACGATTGAGCTGATTGCGGCTATGCTCGCCGCTGGTGGAGCGCATCAAATTGCCACAGTTAACCCTGAGTTTGTGATGGCGGCTCAAGATAATGTGGCTTTTCGGGCAACCTTGGCCGCCTCAAGTCTTTCGGTTCCTGATGGCACAGGCTTGTTGCATGCAGCGCGTTGGCAAGGCAAACAGCTACGATCCAAAGTTACAGGCATCGATTTGACCGAACGTTTGGCGGCTGAAAGTGCTCTGCGCGGCTGGAAAATCTTTTTGCTGGGGGCGGCTGATGGGGTGGCAGCCAAAGCAGCGGCGGTGCTCCAGCAGCGCTATCCTAATTGCCAGATTGTTGGTACATGGGCCGGCTCACCACGTGAGCTTGACCAACCAGCGATTGCCGACGAAATTCGGCGTAGCCAACCTGATATTGTGTTGGTGGCCTATGGTGCACCAGCCCAAGACCTCTGGATTCGGCGCTATGGCGCTGAGTTGGGGATTAAACTGGGAATTGGAGTTGGCGGTACGTTTGATGATTTGGCTGGTTTGCGTCCACGAGCGCCGCAATGGATGCGCAAATTTGGGCTAGAATGGTTATGGCGCTTAATTCGCCATCCACAGCGTTGGCGCAGAATTTTCACAGCGGTGGTGCTTTTTGGTTGGGCGGCTTGGCGCGAAGCTCAACGCATCAAACGAGGCTAA
- the hisIE gene encoding bifunctional phosphoribosyl-AMP cyclohydrolase/phosphoribosyl-ATP diphosphatase HisIE: MVELTYDSQGLIPAVVQHARSGEVLMVGYMNAEALAKTQTSGLVTFWSRSRQQLWTKGETSGNVLKFIAARTDCDNDALLILAEPTGPTCHTGSRSCFHTTLDGTKREGSAVPLAFVSQLFEFLREREQTRPIGSYTTYLLEKGVDKIGKKIGEESAEVIIAAKNGNADELRNEASDLIYHLFVLLLNQGVSPEDVWFTLRERHGRQREEKQ, from the coding sequence ATGGTCGAATTAACCTACGATAGCCAAGGCTTGATTCCCGCTGTGGTGCAGCATGCCCGTAGCGGTGAGGTGTTGATGGTTGGATATATGAACGCCGAAGCGTTGGCAAAAACCCAAACCAGCGGCTTAGTGACGTTTTGGAGCCGTTCGCGCCAGCAATTGTGGACGAAAGGCGAGACCAGCGGCAATGTGCTGAAATTTATCGCTGCTCGCACCGATTGCGACAACGATGCTTTGTTGATTTTGGCTGAGCCAACTGGCCCAACCTGCCATACTGGCTCACGCTCGTGTTTTCATACCACACTGGATGGCACCAAACGCGAAGGTAGCGCTGTGCCATTGGCCTTTGTGAGCCAATTATTTGAATTTTTGCGCGAACGCGAACAAACCCGCCCAATTGGCTCCTACACCACCTATTTGCTCGAAAAAGGAGTCGATAAAATTGGCAAGAAAATTGGCGAAGAATCAGCCGAGGTGATTATTGCCGCCAAAAATGGCAACGCCGATGAATTGCGTAACGAAGCCAGCGATTTAATTTATCACTTGTTTGTGTTGTTGCTCAATCAGGGCGTTTCGCCTGAGGATGTTTGGTTTACCTTGCGCGAACGTCATGGCCGCCAACGTGAGGAAAAACAATAA